A region of Aphanothece sacrum FPU1 DNA encodes the following proteins:
- a CDS encoding protein adenylyltransferase SelO, translated as MTENQNNPFFTLNYEPALEHLGNDYYDQVFAAEFPQHILRFRNNKLLPLLGLSPATVEDCHFIEAFGKFKGIRPFLALRYHGYQFGEYNPFLGDGRGFLYGQVRGIDNHLYDFGTKGSGQTPYSRGGDGRLTLKGGVREVLAAEALQGLGVKTSRCLSLVETGEGLWRGDEPSPTRSSVMIRMSHSHIRFGTFERLYYLKRSDLIQKLLDHVIHIYYPEIEDSQQKYHQFYQQLVKRVAQLVAQWMGAGFCHGVLNTDNMSITGESFDYGPYSFIPTYDPKFTAAYFDYGGRYSYGNQPFICRLNLEMLQLPFMTLLSPFQLESSLDKFEDYYQSYYCRFMLKKLGFEQISGFDADDLLKKTLQVLQESQIGYHYFFRQLAEQFNEGWYQDSSLILENSELPPADWKTWREIYHTILQKLSQEEREEVKTTLYNYNPKIALLRPLIESIWEAISVENNWQPFNNLVQQLQEK; from the coding sequence ATGACAGAAAACCAAAATAATCCCTTTTTTACACTTAACTATGAACCGGCCTTAGAACATCTAGGGAATGATTACTATGACCAGGTTTTCGCTGCCGAATTTCCCCAACATATTCTGCGTTTTCGGAATAATAAACTATTACCTTTATTAGGGTTATCTCCTGCAACGGTAGAAGATTGTCATTTTATCGAAGCATTTGGTAAATTTAAAGGAATTCGTCCTTTTCTTGCCTTGCGTTATCATGGCTACCAATTTGGAGAGTATAACCCCTTTTTAGGAGACGGTAGAGGATTTCTCTATGGACAAGTACGAGGGATAGACAATCATTTATATGATTTTGGCACTAAAGGGTCAGGACAAACCCCTTATTCACGGGGAGGAGATGGGAGATTAACATTAAAAGGAGGTGTCAGGGAAGTATTAGCTGCTGAAGCATTACAAGGTTTAGGGGTGAAGACATCACGGTGTTTAAGTTTAGTTGAAACTGGAGAAGGATTATGGCGAGGAGATGAACCGTCACCGACTCGTTCTTCTGTTATGATTCGTATGAGTCATTCTCATATTCGGTTTGGAACTTTTGAAAGATTATACTATCTCAAACGTTCCGATTTAATTCAAAAATTATTAGATCATGTTATCCATATTTATTATCCAGAAATTGAAGACTCTCAGCAAAAATATCATCAATTTTATCAGCAATTAGTCAAAAGAGTTGCCCAATTAGTTGCTCAATGGATGGGGGCAGGATTTTGTCATGGAGTATTAAATACAGATAATATGTCTATTACGGGGGAAAGTTTTGATTATGGCCCCTATAGTTTTATTCCTACTTATGACCCTAAATTTACCGCCGCTTATTTTGATTATGGGGGACGTTATAGTTATGGAAATCAACCCTTTATTTGTCGGTTAAATTTGGAGATGCTACAATTACCTTTTATGACCCTTCTTTCTCCTTTTCAATTAGAAAGTTCTTTAGATAAATTTGAAGATTATTATCAAAGCTATTATTGTCGATTTATGCTTAAAAAATTGGGATTTGAGCAAATTTCCGGTTTTGATGCAGATGATTTATTAAAGAAAACTCTACAGGTTTTGCAAGAAAGTCAAATCGGTTATCACTACTTTTTTAGACAATTAGCTGAACAATTTAATGAGGGATGGTATCAAGATAGTTCTTTGATTTTGGAAAATAGTGAATTACCTCCCGCAGATTGGAAAACTTGGCGAGAAATTTATCATACAATTTTACAGAAACTTTCCCAAGAAGAAAGAGAAGAAGTGAAAACAACTCTCTATAACTATAATCCTAAAATCGCCTTACTTAGACCTTTAATTGAATCAATTTGGGAAGCAATAAGTGTAGAAAATAATTGGCAACCATTTAATAACTTAGTGCAACAATTACAGGAAAAATAG
- a CDS encoding pentapeptide repeat-containing protein, with the protein MSSKTVPSNFITTQPLHRSGKAAEQIVWEAIQGAFYHRKCLGYWRYPIFSLRGKSRQEPDILIADAELGLIIIEVKAITADQIISIEGHRWNYQNFYVVYGNPYQQAENQLFSLLEYIQQEPILNNQVTSRVLVALPLITEQQWEEKGFKKLPNNPPILFKNHLVSSEFIQKTIMDTPSVVPGKVLSDQQWNLLLSILSGTAVFSSSHHKVLSHPESKGKVLEKVRLHLSKFDLQQEKIAKQIPPGCQRIRGIAGSGKTVLLCQKAAIMHLKYPNWKLVFIFFSRSLYDEIIQQIDQWMRYFSHEQQHYQKNNPYLQVFHAWGSHQQMGFYRYLCQVTGVMPLSVNETGIQKPNEALAEVCVDLLQKTGIPQIFDAILIDEGQDLISDTWSYQGKQPFYWLAYQALRPSDPMSPEQKRLIWAYDELQSLDTNKIANATELLGEELGNLVTGSYGNEINKTEIMSTCYRTPHPIIIAAHGLGMGWLRPGGMLTGMTHKKEWETLGYQIEGNLVSGEKITIKRHHNNSVNPLPSMWKDSLLKFNIYSSRHQEIIALSQQIKHNLRYDGLRPSREILVIILGSSYEAKQRQKQIANFLNRQGIDIFIPGTEKCNQWPDDSNSNPNKFWCEGAVTISQIYRAKGHEADMVYIVGLDELGKAENNLSLRHQLLIALTRSKGWVNLSGIGHYPFYQEVKKVIENKENFTLTFMKPKQRELRVTDTGELLYRYGLGERNFKQANLQNATLQKLNLSDINLIGANLVQANLQQTELNRAKLVGADLSSADLTQASLIKAKLIGANLQDANLTGANLNGADLRDANLTGVIWEGKS; encoded by the coding sequence GTGAGTTCTAAAACTGTACCCTCAAACTTTATTACCACTCAACCCCTTCATCGTAGTGGAAAAGCAGCAGAGCAAATAGTATGGGAAGCTATACAAGGAGCATTTTACCACAGAAAGTGTCTCGGTTACTGGCGTTATCCGATTTTTTCTCTTAGGGGAAAGTCTCGTCAAGAACCGGATATCCTCATTGCGGATGCAGAGTTAGGGTTAATTATTATTGAAGTTAAAGCCATTACTGCCGATCAAATTATTAGTATTGAAGGACATCGGTGGAACTATCAAAACTTTTATGTAGTTTACGGAAATCCTTATCAACAAGCAGAAAACCAATTATTTAGCTTATTAGAATACATTCAACAAGAACCCATCCTGAACAATCAAGTAACCAGTAGAGTCTTAGTTGCTTTACCCCTAATAACTGAACAACAATGGGAAGAAAAAGGTTTTAAGAAACTGCCAAATAATCCCCCTATTCTCTTCAAAAACCATTTAGTCTCATCTGAATTTATTCAAAAAACTATTATGGATACTCCTTCAGTTGTTCCTGGAAAAGTTTTAAGTGATCAACAATGGAATTTATTACTGTCAATCTTATCAGGAACTGCGGTTTTTTCTTCATCTCATCATAAAGTTTTAAGCCATCCTGAAAGTAAAGGAAAAGTTTTAGAAAAAGTGCGACTGCATTTATCAAAATTTGATTTACAACAGGAAAAAATAGCTAAACAAATACCACCAGGATGTCAACGAATTAGAGGAATAGCCGGATCGGGAAAAACTGTCTTACTCTGTCAAAAAGCAGCAATAATGCACCTAAAATATCCTAATTGGAAGCTCGTATTTATCTTTTTTTCTCGTAGTCTTTATGACGAAATTATTCAACAAATTGACCAATGGATGAGATATTTTAGTCATGAACAGCAACATTATCAAAAAAATAATCCATATTTACAAGTCTTTCATGCTTGGGGTTCTCATCAACAAATGGGATTTTATCGTTATCTGTGTCAAGTCACAGGAGTTATGCCATTAAGTGTTAATGAAACTGGGATACAAAAACCCAATGAAGCATTAGCTGAAGTCTGTGTTGACTTATTACAAAAAACAGGGATACCCCAAATATTTGATGCCATTTTAATTGATGAAGGACAAGACTTAATAAGTGATACTTGGAGTTATCAAGGCAAACAACCTTTTTATTGGTTAGCTTATCAAGCATTGCGTCCAAGTGATCCTATGTCTCCTGAGCAAAAACGCTTAATTTGGGCTTATGATGAACTGCAAAGTTTAGACACAAATAAAATAGCAAACGCTACAGAATTATTAGGAGAAGAATTAGGAAATTTAGTCACCGGAAGCTATGGCAATGAAATTAACAAAACAGAGATCATGTCTACTTGTTATAGAACTCCCCATCCGATTATTATAGCGGCTCATGGGTTAGGAATGGGATGGTTAAGACCAGGAGGAATGTTAACCGGAATGACTCATAAAAAAGAATGGGAAACCTTGGGTTATCAAATAGAAGGAAATTTAGTATCAGGAGAAAAAATTACTATAAAAAGACATCATAATAATTCTGTTAATCCTTTACCATCAATGTGGAAAGATTCTCTACTTAAATTTAATATCTATTCATCGAGACATCAAGAAATTATAGCTTTATCTCAACAAATTAAACACAATTTACGCTATGATGGATTGAGACCAAGTAGAGAAATTTTAGTCATTATTTTAGGAAGTTCTTATGAAGCGAAGCAAAGACAAAAACAAATTGCTAATTTCTTAAATAGGCAAGGAATCGACATTTTTATTCCGGGAACAGAAAAGTGTAATCAATGGCCCGATGATAGTAATTCTAATCCTAATAAATTTTGGTGTGAAGGTGCTGTAACTATTTCTCAAATCTACAGGGCAAAAGGACATGAAGCAGATATGGTTTATATTGTGGGATTGGATGAATTAGGCAAAGCTGAAAATAATTTATCATTGCGCCATCAATTATTGATCGCCTTAACTCGTTCTAAAGGATGGGTTAATTTAAGTGGAATAGGTCATTATCCCTTTTATCAGGAAGTCAAAAAAGTAATAGAAAATAAAGAAAATTTCACCCTGACTTTTATGAAGCCAAAACAACGAGAACTAAGAGTTACGGATACAGGAGAATTATTATATCGTTATGGGTTAGGAGAAAGAAATTTTAAGCAAGCAAATTTACAAAATGCCACCCTACAAAAACTTAATTTAAGTGATATTAATCTTATTGGGGCTAATTTAGTACAAGCTAATCTGCAACAAACAGAACTTAATCGTGCTAAATTAGTAGGGGCAGATTTAAGTAGTGCAGATTTAACTCAAGCAAGTTTAATTAAAGCTAAATTAATAGGAGCTAATTTACAAGACGCTAACTTGACAGGGGCAAATTTAAACGGGGCAGATTTAAGGGATGCTAACTTAACAGGGGTAATATGGGAGGGAAAAAGTTAA
- the cas5 gene encoding CRISPR-associated protein Cas5, whose product MFLLLKAPFASFRPFQSGSYRSTTPVPSPSAVYGILLNLAGIEQRTATDQPITLIRDDLPEMEIAIGIPNDSHSETSILSQQLHNYPVGASGKELAKKTYGNKYWIAPVRREVLVEFSLIIGVKAGQELCDRIIKGLNGELDEPRYGLAFAGDNNFLFDEIKVIPDKNIPFAKWYCPIKDNTPPSRGICRLTTWIDRADNTNTKIQVFAPLFSNSPPENAWLNLPPSNA is encoded by the coding sequence ATGTTTCTGCTGCTTAAAGCTCCTTTTGCCTCTTTTCGTCCTTTTCAGTCGGGTTCATACCGCTCAACTACACCTGTTCCTTCTCCTTCTGCAGTTTATGGGATATTGCTTAATTTAGCAGGAATTGAACAGAGAACAGCGACTGATCAACCTATTACGCTGATTCGGGATGATTTGCCTGAAATGGAGATCGCTATTGGTATTCCTAATGATTCCCATTCGGAAACCAGCATTTTATCCCAACAACTTCATAATTATCCCGTTGGTGCATCAGGGAAAGAACTAGCAAAAAAAACTTATGGCAATAAATACTGGATTGCACCAGTTCGTCGGGAAGTATTAGTTGAGTTTTCTCTTATTATAGGAGTAAAAGCTGGTCAAGAATTATGCGATCGCATAATAAAAGGACTTAATGGAGAACTCGATGAACCTCGCTATGGACTAGCATTTGCAGGAGATAATAACTTTTTGTTTGATGAAATTAAAGTCATCCCTGACAAAAATATTCCTTTTGCCAAATGGTATTGTCCTATAAAAGATAATACTCCTCCTAGTCGTGGAATTTGTCGTCTTACTACTTGGATTGATCGCGCAGACAACACTAATACAAAAATTCAAGTCTTTGCACCCCTTTTTTCTAATTCCCCTCCTGAGAACGCTTGGCTTAATTTACCTCCATCAAACGCCTAA
- a CDS encoding type I-B CRISPR-associated protein Cas7/Cst2/DevR — MTESKTNLNLFVCVLTYPAPTGNYRGESEENRTILQKIIKQGQKYAVISPESMRNALRETLILLNQPNNRTRIHDEDQLAVEFKEYPNAQKYADDFLFGYMVAQTNDVKKMRELNLSPKRDSIFRCNLAVALSPYKYDAIFHQSPLNAKTKNNEKTYWKNASTSALLHREVTHTAFQYPFALSQRDCLEKPEWIRALLQAIAQLNGVAGGHARAYYEFAPRSVVARLTPKLVAGYKTYGFEEDGSFPELNRLGKRDLDDCDLPGDEFWIGGEIVRQMDENELLNLTEAGVHLFKNPDQLFDAIADEFLGGVKNVSAA, encoded by the coding sequence ATGACTGAATCTAAAACTAATCTCAATCTTTTTGTATGCGTTCTTACTTATCCTGCGCCTACTGGAAATTATCGAGGTGAGTCTGAAGAAAACAGAACTATTTTACAAAAGATTATTAAACAAGGACAAAAATATGCCGTTATTAGTCCTGAATCTATGCGAAATGCACTGAGAGAAACTCTGATTTTACTTAATCAACCTAATAATCGTACTCGTATACATGACGAAGATCAATTAGCAGTAGAGTTCAAAGAATATCCTAATGCCCAAAAGTACGCTGATGACTTTTTATTTGGCTATATGGTTGCACAAACTAATGATGTCAAAAAAATGAGAGAACTCAACTTATCTCCTAAAAGAGATAGCATTTTTCGGTGTAATCTAGCTGTTGCTTTGAGTCCTTATAAGTATGATGCCATTTTTCATCAATCTCCTCTCAATGCCAAGACCAAAAATAACGAAAAAACTTATTGGAAAAATGCCTCAACCTCGGCTTTACTGCATCGAGAAGTAACCCATACTGCCTTTCAATATCCTTTTGCTTTATCACAACGAGATTGTTTAGAAAAACCCGAATGGATAAGAGCTTTATTACAAGCGATCGCACAATTAAATGGTGTAGCAGGAGGACACGCCAGAGCTTATTATGAATTTGCACCCCGTTCAGTTGTCGCACGTTTAACCCCTAAATTAGTCGCCGGATACAAAACCTATGGATTTGAAGAAGACGGCAGTTTTCCTGAATTAAATCGTTTAGGTAAACGAGATCTCGACGACTGTGATTTACCAGGGGATGAATTTTGGATTGGGGGTGAAATTGTGCGTCAAATGGATGAAAATGAATTGTTGAATTTAACTGAAGCCGGAGTTCACTTATTCAAAAATCCTGATCAATTATTTGATGCTATTGCCGATGAATTTTTAGGAGGTGTTAAGAATGTTTCTGCTGCTTAA
- the cmx8 gene encoding type I-MYXAN CRISPR-associated protein Cmx8: MKNQKIIELSYQLAELPSSQHRAGLAGLVLMVQNLPNQPWFEERENAIIKLSHLDEYEATLRMNLEGLKALLDFTYGAFNEERWTTTKDKKKKYSEDEIREVEKKDNKGKVKLVKEYRYTVVVPQGAFLPDWDESDEDINKRIWIKLWRDMLWNIVRGVPATRNPFNNRCDGQVYTQDAEKLWKDLSQPDKATGQSGNYYLGAMATTAENIPTKDIIRYQFLLHFAPFIFQIYRPSSINKDGNREFNSYAIVIPDVANLKSFCCSFPKVLKARDHTKIGYLPREALIDLAEEGALDFFILQDRIARRFDEQSLRKSILGAEIIHAEKSGNSIKFQSINYVEPISTMTDRYAQIKDNYWCPWFRKQRLLNLLSLQALPNTPDDESTEVPLWTGFDALLSRIPRKWLEDPYFSHDARQLFNIEILKNQGKNQMNNQSTKIRQYAEIVYQVCQKYVLSKLDSKYDLTWDKCQGNPQKQKEYNEKKTKIANEAFLAVRSRSESQAFIEYFVSTLYPFVKKDEFSQFAEDLFNKTDEIRVLTLLALSSQFSSSKKDESKDANNQAA, encoded by the coding sequence ATGAAAAATCAAAAAATAATCGAACTATCTTATCAGTTAGCTGAACTACCTTCTTCTCAACATCGAGCCGGATTAGCAGGGTTAGTTTTAATGGTTCAAAACTTACCTAACCAACCTTGGTTTGAAGAAAGGGAAAATGCCATTATTAAGTTAAGTCATCTTGATGAGTATGAAGCCACGTTAAGGATGAATTTGGAAGGACTGAAAGCTTTATTAGATTTTACTTATGGAGCATTTAACGAGGAAAGATGGACAACGACAAAAGATAAAAAGAAAAAATACAGCGAAGATGAAATTCGAGAAGTAGAAAAAAAAGATAATAAGGGAAAAGTCAAACTTGTTAAAGAATATCGTTATACAGTTGTTGTTCCTCAAGGTGCATTTTTACCCGATTGGGATGAGTCAGATGAAGATATCAATAAACGGATATGGATCAAACTCTGGCGAGATATGCTCTGGAATATTGTACGAGGAGTTCCTGCTACTCGTAATCCTTTTAATAACAGATGTGATGGCCAAGTTTACACTCAAGATGCCGAAAAACTTTGGAAGGATTTGAGTCAACCAGATAAGGCAACAGGGCAATCAGGAAATTATTATTTAGGAGCAATGGCAACAACGGCAGAAAATATCCCCACTAAAGATATTATTCGTTATCAATTTCTCTTGCACTTTGCTCCTTTTATTTTCCAAATTTATCGACCTTCTAGTATTAACAAAGATGGTAATCGTGAATTTAATAGCTATGCTATTGTTATCCCTGATGTAGCTAACTTAAAAAGTTTTTGTTGTTCTTTTCCTAAAGTTTTAAAAGCGAGAGATCATACTAAAATAGGCTATCTTCCTCGTGAAGCACTGATTGATTTAGCTGAAGAAGGAGCTTTAGACTTCTTTATTTTGCAAGATAGAATTGCTCGCCGATTTGACGAGCAAAGCCTCAGAAAGTCTATTTTAGGTGCTGAAATTATTCATGCTGAAAAATCTGGTAATAGTATTAAGTTTCAATCGATTAACTATGTTGAACCTATTTCAACTATGACAGATCGCTATGCTCAAATTAAGGATAACTACTGGTGTCCTTGGTTTCGCAAACAACGATTACTCAATTTATTAAGTCTTCAAGCCTTACCTAATACTCCCGATGATGAATCAACAGAAGTTCCCCTTTGGACTGGCTTTGATGCCCTCTTAAGTCGTATTCCTCGCAAATGGCTAGAAGATCCCTATTTTAGTCATGATGCTCGTCAATTATTCAACATTGAAATCTTAAAAAATCAAGGAAAAAATCAAATGAACAACCAAAGCACTAAAATTCGTCAATATGCTGAGATTGTCTATCAGGTTTGCCAGAAGTATGTGTTAAGTAAACTAGATTCAAAATATGATCTAACTTGGGATAAATGTCAAGGGAATCCTCAAAAACAGAAAGAATATAATGAGAAAAAAACTAAAATAGCTAATGAAGCTTTTTTAGCTGTTCGTTCTCGGAGTGAATCTCAAGCTTTTATTGAATACTTTGTTAGTACCCTTTATCCTTTTGTAAAAAAAGATGAATTTTCTCAATTTGCTGAAGATTTATTTAATAAAACTGATGAAATTCGGGTCTTAACTTTATTAGCTCTTTCTAGTCAGTTCTCCTCTAGTAAGAAAGACGAGTCTAAAGATGCTAACAATCAAGCAGCTTAA
- the cas6 gene encoding type I-MYXAN CRISPR-associated protein Cas6/Cmx6, with amino-acid sequence MNNIINLVFPVKGNTLYADHNHRLLGSLSQKIPQIHHLEGLAINTISGIPDKEGKISLTPRSRLYLRLPVEAIALVYPLAGQTLSIGEYQIKLGNPELQTIKGIESLKARLVTIKGYTEPATFLEAAYRQLQALEIEANIGIPANEEGEPKRLTLKINKPNRSYTIIGFSVVVSNLSEEDSIKLQINGLGGKRRLGCGVFYPNIPVIKSHQ; translated from the coding sequence ATGAACAACATCATAAACCTTGTCTTTCCAGTCAAGGGAAACACACTTTATGCAGACCATAATCATCGATTGTTAGGAAGTCTCTCACAAAAAATTCCTCAAATACATCATCTTGAAGGATTAGCCATTAATACAATTTCTGGTATTCCTGATAAAGAAGGAAAAATATCTTTAACTCCCCGTTCACGGCTTTATTTAAGATTACCAGTAGAAGCGATTGCCTTAGTTTATCCACTAGCAGGACAAACTTTAAGCATTGGTGAATATCAAATAAAACTCGGTAATCCTGAATTACAAACCATAAAAGGAATTGAATCATTAAAAGCAAGGTTAGTTACAATTAAAGGCTATACCGAACCAGCTACTTTTTTAGAAGCTGCTTATCGACAATTACAAGCATTAGAAATTGAGGCTAATATTGGGATTCCAGCGAATGAAGAAGGAGAACCCAAGCGTTTAACTCTAAAAATTAATAAACCCAATCGAAGTTATACCATTATCGGGTTTAGTGTTGTGGTTTCTAATTTAAGTGAAGAGGATTCTATCAAGCTACAAATTAATGGTTTAGGGGGAAAACGTCGCCTTGGATGCGGCGTATTTTATCCCAATATTCCTGTTATTAAAAGTCATCAGTGA
- a CDS encoding helix-turn-helix transcriptional regulator has product MGQTTALSPRRLERLLQMDRLLRNHGRISQPMLAEQLEVTQRTIRDDLHFLQDRLMAPLEYNKKDGWIDLQQLADERIVFRWGAELNLDPEIWQKLLETCRTSKRIWIHYYAATRNQYSERVVEPYLVHVYRATNPYIIGFCHKRQSIRWFRIDRIQQIKILNKTFKRDPNFKADTYLEKIFQAEVERLSQHYNL; this is encoded by the coding sequence ATGGGGCAAACTACTGCCTTATCGCCGCGTCGTCTTGAACGACTGCTACAAATGGATCGGTTACTTCGGAATCATGGGCGTATCTCACAACCGATGTTAGCCGAACAATTAGAAGTAACACAAAGAACGATTCGAGATGATTTACATTTTCTGCAAGATCGCTTGATGGCTCCTTTGGAATATAACAAGAAAGATGGATGGATTGATCTTCAACAGTTAGCGGATGAAAGGATTGTCTTTCGTTGGGGGGCTGAACTTAACCTTGACCCTGAAATATGGCAGAAGTTGTTAGAAACCTGTCGTACTTCTAAACGTATTTGGATTCATTATTATGCTGCAACTCGTAATCAATATTCTGAACGAGTTGTCGAACCTTATTTAGTCCATGTTTATCGTGCGACTAATCCTTATATCATTGGTTTTTGTCATAAAAGACAGTCCATACGTTGGTTTCGCATTGACCGTATTCAACAAATAAAAATCCTTAATAAAACTTTTAAACGTGACCCTAATTTTAAGGCAGATACCTACTTAGAAAAAATCTTTCAAGCAGAAGTTGAGAGATTGAGTCAACATTACAATTTATGA